The genome window acaattttgtcccttgttaaattttagaacaacaaagtaaatgttgaaaatggttcatgatagttctttgtatattgttaaatcactcactttagggcaattataattttttgtttaaaaaggcaatcttactcaacatctgcggatttaaggtgatacatgtattgatactgattttaagttgatgccatgttttatacagataacttgaatgtaccgatagttttcaattcattgctttgtaactgaaataatgaattttttaccaccttcctgttacttttaatttagtgttttgtggaaaatgagattttcatgttaaaaagtatgcattattcaagatagattaaatcaaagacaactgttgatacctgcacatggatatttcattccttatgtgtgtaatttcctatccttgacatgcataagtaatcatgtaagaaaaaatttgtttgcagctggttgttactgcatgtgtaatttctattcaaaatgatggttttaataacatgtgattcaatgagaaatgcatttctcaactgaaacatttcttaatttatatataaatcatatttactatatcatgtgctcatgcatacatgttgcttattgttgatgtcttaataaaccaagagtatattatcaatatgtgttgttgctcgaaaatatgtttttgtagcaggaagtgctttgggctcgattaatctgagaactcaacaaaatattaataaaatccttctgtgccttttagttctgaaaacagaagtagccagttggtattacacatctcctaaacaagtacagcacaatgaaacttaaggtcctaaaatcataaattttataaaatctttatatccacacaaaaatattgatgattgtggtgctcagattgcaaaaccacctgtttggcaaaaataatgcagatggttagattatgataagtgcaagaaaaaaagaataactctggagataataattgatatgataatcattgcttgacagaatcacaattgacctagatatttatttatgtagtgatgtatttttcaatgagtgccttcagattccaaaaacatattgacttaaaataaataatcgccatggcggaaatgacttatcatttcatgttcatgaaccggttttaaaatactttgtagacttatctgctaggcggtgaggacttttagaccacctgataaacttcaactatatttgccctagttcagtaatcgactaaagatatgctaacataatactgatgactgatgagtctgttgtgtcttatattctcaatgctacttaaaatattaagtccatttcaaagtttagactaataataagcaaattcgttaaattaatatcccccgccaaataaattttgattattgatgggtgcagaactaacagaaaagtttatttgaagggttgtacccttatcccacttatttaaaagttacagcataaaaagacaacaacaattggcaataactcttatttaagacagtgtagggttatagattttgtgcatgacacctctccttatgatatcttaacatccagttaatttcatcttaaaattgtgtatagtatctgtgatatagtcctgaaaagtaaCGTCAGACTGTTCAtgtcacttattctcattgacaattatacacccatgaaatttcatgttgaaatcttgtattaatagtttctgggatatagccctgaaaagttacatcatacaaaaacaacaaagggcaataactcttatttaagaaagtgaagggttatggttattatgcatggttctataaatgagatatagccctgaaaagttacatcataaaaaaaaacaataacaagaaagggtaataaccgttatgtaagaaagtatacggttatggttcttgtgcattgataattatacacccatgaagtttcatgttaaaatcttgtatagtatctgagatatagcactagttacatcatacaaaaacaacaaagtgcaataactcttattcagaaagcgacgggttatggttcttgtgcatggcacctctcttcagctatatttatacacccataaagtttcatgttgaaaacttatattgagtttctgagataaagccctgaaaagtttgtgagtgactgcactgacagacacaccgacggtacgtttaagtatatttagcgtaccgggggtacattaaagtatacttcaagagtacacggggtactttaaagcattacccgagccaaaccgacaattaccaatcaagcttattgacaaataaataaatgatgatagtggtaattatgattgtgtgaaatataatacaatagttttcctgaattgagtgtacatgtgaattagctaaaataatgataaaaacactgattgggattatacatttctggaatatatatatataatctgaaaatattttcttaaatcaatgttatatctttgtattaaaacactgaaacactcatgactgtaaattaggcattaccatatttctttacaacgtaatgcatgtacatcatcgatatatataacatttaaaacgaaaatcgttttaaaattcaaatgtttgcatggtgttagaactactgttttgatatctttgttgtgaacaacgtgtttaggttcaacgtccgaaaaaaagatgtccgaaaatagctgcaagctgttaaaacgcgaaattaagttgaattgaaacaacattgcgttaaatattatttttcatcaatctgacatttttcacggcgactgatcggagaaATCTCACGGGGTACTAtgaaaatcgtcagatttccGATTTATGTGACAGATCTCACGATCAAACAATATTCACGCTACatcggtctatttcgtttccgtagagatagcttatgtcgtccgtttgaaagcttaaatttgattggctgacgggttcaatggcttattctaaaaataaatgcttctcgagcagcatattgctgctcgagcagggattttgctgctcgagcagcatttaaatgctgctcgaccagtaaattgctgctcgagcagcaatatgctgctcgagcagcatttttttctgctcgagcagaagttaaagtttcgacccctttggtgcgccatagttaaagtcggtaacatgttggttactggtcggtaagcgtttgtataaaatttagttagttataccgatcggttaaaacccagttaaaacataccctgcttccctaggtgggtaagtacaagtaaccgagaggtaacttacacaaaatggccgcggcgcgcgacattataaaagctaaccatcgacgaccttcacaatttcgacgagtaaacaacaaattacagcgactgacactttatttgacttaatttacagggcaaaaCGATTTCCGaattcggacgacgaatttaaggacgcacagaacgtgtttcttatattctgttatcggtatgccgtgtgtgatccgatgcatcaatggcgcccgtgttaaaatcatttctccgagaacagggaacaacaaaagtacaaacaaaaaaacaaaacacgttcgaactagtatcttacctttaataatcatttaaaatccataaataatccatttaattcaataattgacgagtttgcatctagggccTTTGatcattattttagcatagttaaataaagaccctaaTGCCATcgtatcattatattcaaatgagaactcaataaactttcttcttcgtcgcacgctacgtcatgtactctatgtacattattgctattaaaatgaaccagagcagtttatcaaatgtgtcgtgttctgagaaaaatgggcataatgtatgtgcttaaagtgtcgtcccatattagcctgtgcagttcgcacaggctaatcagggacgacactttccgcttttatgacattttttgttaaaatgaagttccatcttagcaaaaatcaatttttggcgaaaagtgtcgtccctgattagcctgtgcgaacttaacaagctaatctggcaccacactttacgcacatgcattatgcccagttttcccagagcacgacacaaataatagccgtaggtgaactcggttgcatttgcagatttctgcatacaaagatatattaaaacttgaacaatgttttatttgtctatggtaaattctcttattgtacaagaaagtaagtacgTTTATTGTagacataagccaaattagaagaaaagtctagcatgttacgacgaccatgtataatttttatgttacatctagaacaactagaagaatagacgtctttgtaagcacaggttgttagcgtgtggctatgatattaattagtgaaaacatcattttgaatgataaataatcatattataacgaaaacttaaattttatgaagaaaaaattcactatcaaatatatatatataacaaggtatccaactcaaaatcaccccaaaacggggtgcatcgctttgaacagccatatcttcatcaattgtgcagcgattttcacgatcttggtcttattcaacgcataaatgaatttcgtttctggaaatgtatatgtcttgcaatatttttacaaatgctgcgtcaacttttaagaaataacacgatacacaactcgtatgacccagttgacaatgatcatgcagtctttaagcctgaaatcttcacggagtaaagggcatctttcctacaaagttcatgtacctcgataccataattccataaaacgtatgaaaaaacattattaccgttcttgtcgtttcATTATGCATCacgactaactgtccagcgccgtttgaaacctctgtttacatacatttcaactaactgacattttaaacacacgagtgatttcattggtccaatgcggaggtgtgtctttacaactggagattttattcataaagactgcatgatcattgtcaactgggtcataaacaattaaaataatattactgCCATCAACTGTCTCTAATGGCAAACCCTTTCCGATGATGTCGAAAGTTTGATATTGATTCAAAATCCATTATTTTCATTTGGAAGAGCGCATCCAAACATTACTTAAATACAACAGAACCAAGTGTGTGGTTTTTGTTGAGACGAATGCAGACATTACCACAATACATATTTGCGACTAAATTATGAATGCGATATATAATACACCCCcttttatttaaactattaaaACATAAGATGATTCTTTAAAACCAATGAAGAAAACCGCTGACGCCGTTCATAAATTTACCAATTTGATAGATAGCTCTGGTTCGAAACTTCATTCTACACTTCCTTCGACATCTTATCTCTGCAATTATTAATGCTTACTATTATACTCAACAATGGCAAACGTCAACAGTCGTGAGCCTTACCTTCACATCGATTCTTTTTCTGTCGTGTACATCTATATTCGTCTATAGTATCATCTATACGagtattttaagaatatttacgATCGTATTGTTGATCAAGAAAGTAGAATACACCTTGTagataatataattatatcaataactTATTGGCTAGAATGTTTGTGTGCATTTTATTATACTTGTAAATTGAAAACTATTTTACAGGAATACGAGGCAAACAAAACAAACGCATAAACGACTTCGGTGATGatacaatatatttaatgttaaatgacGAAAGATGATAATTAATATCATCAGAGTAAAAAATCATTTCTCACATGAGTTAATACTCTATTGAAACTGtttatttgatttgtattttaatattttgtctcATTTATCATATAAAATTATCATGAATAATTTAAGGCAAATAACACATGTACATATGTAAACTTAAAagtgattttttaatcaataatctTTTCAATCCGATTTTATGCTTATCCGATTAGGATGTATTGTTTTAGGCTACTTAAATATATACGACGTTTACAGAACAAAATGATCTTCCTGCGTTACATGCATGCATCTATGACACAattaatttcaataattaattcCAGTTTTCCGATttttccagagcgcggctcatatttgaataatatcatttaaatattttaactataTGCTTATATCTAAATTATCAGATTTAATTGAAATGGAAGACGAAGAAAAGAAGACTATGGAAGACGAAGTAAAGAAGACTAATGAAGCACTTCTTAGGGAAATTGCAGATTTGTGCAAACGGTAAAATAACATTTGATTGTTATCATGTGTAACGTAATATCGATAACGTAACACCTGCCTAGCGTTGAAACTGATCACATGACTTTCCTAATGAAGAATGTTTCTTTCAGAGATATACAATGTATGCGTCATTCTTCATAAagacaaaaaaaataaagttaaataaaactgtttGCAATAAGTTGATATCCGTCTGTTTTGTGTCTCGTTTATAATAGAGAAGACAGAAAGACACCTGAGGTTATTTTACTTCTTGGAAGCACTGGTGTAGGAAAAAGTTCGATGGTTAACACAATCATCAAGGCCTTGACCGGAAAATATTTCTACAGAGCTAGGTCTGGCCGAGGACTTGTAGGCTCAGTTACGCTTACGTTTGATTGGTATGTACGAATGATGATTAATCAGGAATGATACTCATAATTAAGATGCAAATCTTCAGatgtctgttaaaaaaataatatccaaACACTTCATTCCGATTGCTATTTTTAGTTGGATTGTTTCAAATACATTACCTTAAACACATACACTAAAATAAAATTGTCTCAATAAAAAAATGCACAAGTTTTAAAAAGAGAACTGTATGGTTTagtttttattcaaaatgttggTTCAAGACcggtaaataaatgttttgttatagGTTTGACCACTGTGGTATTGCGACGAATGATTTACAGAGTTTACAACAAAAGGTCATTGGAGATTGCTGGCAACAATTACCAAACATTATTGACGCGGGTGGAATGGGAGGAAAAGATTCACCAGATATTCAAGAAATATTGGAGGTGGTTTTGGGAGGTGTGTGCTTATTTCGATTAACATCTTCATATACCCATGTTCGACACATACAACTCATTACCATGCAATACATATGTGTCAATGAAAGTAAAATCGGTAACCAGcgatattttaaaacaatctcCATAAAGTTGCGAGTAAAAATATCGACTTTAATTTAAACGTTTTATCTTTCAGGATTCATTCCACCTGAAACATCTATAACGCATTTACAAAAGCTCCAGAGCGATAATTATGTTGGATATTTGaaagataaatacaataattgtcGCAAGGAATGGAAGGTTACGAAAGTCGTGTTTGTCGCAACTTGCAGTCAAATGCTTCCAACTGATTTGGTAGATGTTCTTCAAAGAACATTGAAAACGTTTGATCCCGAGACTGGGTTTCTGCATTGTAAGCCCTATATTCGCTGTGTTTACATGaaaagctattaatttaatatgtttattaaaacacGTCTATTTATTCTTCACtcattgtgtatatatatatttatatataaatatgttctaTCGGATGTCCGctttgttaaagttttacatTTCCACTAAATACATCGTTTTATTCGAAGTGGTCTATATCATTGTCTGAGTTTAAATCATACAGGACAAAGTCAGCGAACAATATCGTTTTGCTTTATACACTATTCATACTTTTAACTCGCAAAAATTTGATATAGAAACACACTAGGTATAAGACCCTTAATACATTTTAACCTTTACAAAATACGTATCATGTATCATGTGCTCGTTTTACTTTCTTTGCATTTTTCAATTTGCACATGCTAATAGATTGAATTAAACACTTGGCGCTCAAGTGACCCAGCgtcattgataaaaatatgttgataCAGACGTTTAATATTTTCAAACGACAAAGCATGTATTCTCAAATTGATACCATGAACCGTTTTCGATTTATTACAAATATGTAGCATTTTAAGTGTGACTGAGTATTTATATAATCTTAACAATCCATAGGAGTATGCGTCATTCTGCTGGTCTTAATATACTGTTTTTTATATCAGACGATGTCGACGTATTCATAGTCATCACCAAATGTGATTTGGTTCAGGGAATGAAGAGATTCCCGAAAGCAGAATCTAAAGAAACAATAACAGCGGCTCAGTTCAAGAAAAcagaacaagagattgccaatgTGTTTAATATCAAAGGAGTTCAAAAACACACCAGTATTAACTGGATGAGCTACGTCGGTGATAGCGAGGATGATCCTGATATTGACAATATCGCCCTGCAGTTTATCAAGCAGATGATGCAACCAAAGCGACAAAAGAATCGAATTAAACTTGATACAATGCCATTGATAATGAGATTTAAACTAATGCTGAAAAAGTTTAAGACGAAAACGCATTTTTATCAAATGTGTGCATTGATTGTTGGCATAATTGCAGTCGTTTATGTCTACATTGCAATATCTACTCCATTGAAGATTTAAGCTTAAGCGTCTGACGAACTTTGAAAAGGACTTCATTCACCTTCAGAGACATGTTTGTTGTTGATTCAAAGTGTGTAAATGTATACAAAATATCCAAATAGTTAACATAAgatcagagctacagataagcttttgGGGGTActtgggtaatacccttcaaaataagaatgaattgggtaatggaaaacgtgattgggtatccaaaagtatgatacccgctcatataaaaaataattgggtatttgtaccaaaacaaacaagagaATTGGGTAATTGCAATAAATGATTAATTTAGCTCCTCAAAAATGTACCTACATAAAGTTACTGTTATGTAATTAATTGCAGTATAATAaggttgttccatctttctgcAACCAGATTCAACAATGGAATTTCGCAACCCTCTCTACTCTCATCGAATGtgtttctacttgtttttgttccaatatgGACCAGTACTTTCCTTTAGGAAACACAACACATCCCATCATAGGGGGCTGGAACGGTGTTTGGatagtataatatagtgtattttgaccgaaaactcccaaaaccaaaattaaatataataatagtaacacgGGTTTCAACTCAATTTTTTGACAGCCATCAATCAGAGTCCGGTTTCATTgccaaaaaataatacaaatgaacCACTTTGGCATTTAGACGTAGCTAAGACATAactctatcaataaacaataacaactttcAGCACAATGCAGAGAACTTAAACATATCTGATTGATGGCtgttagaaaatatttttt of Dreissena polymorpha isolate Duluth1 chromosome 15, UMN_Dpol_1.0, whole genome shotgun sequence contains these proteins:
- the LOC127859974 gene encoding uncharacterized protein LOC127859974 isoform X5, whose product is MEDEEKKTMEDEVKKTNEALLREIADLCKREDRKTPEVILLLGSTGVGKSSMVNTIIKALTGKYFYRARSGRGLVGSVTLTFDWFDHCGIATNDLQSLQQKVIGDCWQQLPNIIDAGGMGGKDSPDIQEILEVVLGGFIPPETSITHLQKLQSDNYVGYLKDKYNNCRKEWKVTKVVFVATCSQMLPTDLVDVLQRTLKTFDPETGFLHYDVDVFIVITKCDLVQGMKRFPKAESKETITAAQFKKTEQEIANVFNIKGVQKHTSINWMSYVGDSEDDPDIDNIALQFIKQMMQPKRQKNRIKLDTMPLIMRFKLMLKKFKTKTHFYQMCALIVGIIAVVYVYIAISTPLKI
- the LOC127859974 gene encoding uncharacterized protein LOC127859974 isoform X3, with the translated sequence MNELCSDFSIGSDEPANVRARASYNIGESQADLIEMEDEEKKTMEDEVKKTNEALLREIADLCKREDRKTPEVILLLGSTGVGKSSMVNTIIKALTGKYFYRARSGRGLVGSVTLTFDWFDHCGIATNDLQSLQQKVIGDCWQQLPNIIDAGGMGGKDSPDIQEILEVVLGGFIPPETSITHLQKLQSDNYVGYLKDKYNNCRKEWKVTKVVFVATCSQMLPTDLVDVLQRTLKTFDPETGFLHYDVDVFIVITKCDLVQGMKRFPKAESKETITAAQFKKTEQEIANVFNIKGVQKHTSINWMSYVGDSEDDPDIDNIALQFIKQMMQPKRQKNRIKLDTMPLIMRFKLMLKKFKTKTHFYQMCALIVGIIAVVYVYIAISTPLKI
- the LOC127859974 gene encoding uncharacterized protein LOC127859974 isoform X2 — encoded protein: MSGDENTDFSIGSDEPANVRARASYNIGESQADLIEMEDEEKKTMEDEVKKTNEALLREIADLCKREDRKTPEVILLLGSTGVGKSSMVNTIIKALTGKYFYRARSGRGLVGSVTLTFDWFDHCGIATNDLQSLQQKVIGDCWQQLPNIIDAGGMGGKDSPDIQEILEVVLGGFIPPETSITHLQKLQSDNYVGYLKDKYNNCRKEWKVTKVVFVATCSQMLPTDLVDVLQRTLKTFDPETGFLHYDVDVFIVITKCDLVQGMKRFPKAESKETITAAQFKKTEQEIANVFNIKGVQKHTSINWMSYVGDSEDDPDIDNIALQFIKQMMQPKRQKNRIKLDTMPLIMRFKLMLKKFKTKTHFYQMCALIVGIIAVVYVYIAISTPLKI
- the LOC127859974 gene encoding uncharacterized protein LOC127859974 isoform X1, which encodes MQRMTSVGCHSDFSIGSDEPANVRARASYNIGESQADLIEMEDEEKKTMEDEVKKTNEALLREIADLCKREDRKTPEVILLLGSTGVGKSSMVNTIIKALTGKYFYRARSGRGLVGSVTLTFDWFDHCGIATNDLQSLQQKVIGDCWQQLPNIIDAGGMGGKDSPDIQEILEVVLGGFIPPETSITHLQKLQSDNYVGYLKDKYNNCRKEWKVTKVVFVATCSQMLPTDLVDVLQRTLKTFDPETGFLHYDVDVFIVITKCDLVQGMKRFPKAESKETITAAQFKKTEQEIANVFNIKGVQKHTSINWMSYVGDSEDDPDIDNIALQFIKQMMQPKRQKNRIKLDTMPLIMRFKLMLKKFKTKTHFYQMCALIVGIIAVVYVYIAISTPLKI
- the LOC127859974 gene encoding uncharacterized protein LOC127859974 isoform X4, giving the protein MSGDENTDLIEMEDEEKKTMEDEVKKTNEALLREIADLCKREDRKTPEVILLLGSTGVGKSSMVNTIIKALTGKYFYRARSGRGLVGSVTLTFDWFDHCGIATNDLQSLQQKVIGDCWQQLPNIIDAGGMGGKDSPDIQEILEVVLGGFIPPETSITHLQKLQSDNYVGYLKDKYNNCRKEWKVTKVVFVATCSQMLPTDLVDVLQRTLKTFDPETGFLHYDVDVFIVITKCDLVQGMKRFPKAESKETITAAQFKKTEQEIANVFNIKGVQKHTSINWMSYVGDSEDDPDIDNIALQFIKQMMQPKRQKNRIKLDTMPLIMRFKLMLKKFKTKTHFYQMCALIVGIIAVVYVYIAISTPLKI